The Bacteroidales bacterium genome window below encodes:
- the lysS gene encoding lysine--tRNA ligase, whose protein sequence is MTMHDLSEQEIVRRNSLAEMRKLGIEPYPAAEYIVNATAEEILKDYSPEKGNFQDITIAGRIMSRRIMGSASFAELQDATGRIQLYIKRDDICPGEDKTLYNTVFKRLLDIGDIIGVKGFVFVTQMGETSVHVKELTILSKSLRVLPIVKEKDGQVFDAFTDPEQRYRMRYVDLLVNPQVKDTFVKRTLVVNTMRDFFNSKGYIEVDTPVLQPIPGGAAARPFITHHNALDIPLYLRIANELYLKRLIVGGFDGVYEFSRNFRNEGMDRTHNPEFTVMEIYVAYKDYNWMMDFTEEMMERVALALHGTTKIQVGEQEIEFKRPYRRLPMLQAIKEYAGIDVSGMDEGQLRETCKKMNIPIDETMGKGKLIDAIFGEKCEEHLVQPTFIIDYPIEMSPLCKRHRTNPELTERFELFVNGKELCNAYSELNDPIDQLERFQDQLKLSEKGDDEAMFIDMDFVRALEYGMPPTSGMGMGVDRLVMLMTNQSSIQDVLFFPQMKPEKKAKRDTADIYVAAGIAEEWVDPLQKLGFLTVESLKTAAAGKLFNDLCGYNKKNKLGLKNPTMEEVKAWLEIS, encoded by the coding sequence ATGACCATGCATGATTTAAGCGAACAAGAGATTGTTCGAAGGAATTCGCTCGCAGAGATGCGAAAATTAGGGATTGAGCCATATCCGGCAGCTGAATATATTGTCAATGCGACTGCCGAAGAAATTTTAAAAGATTACAGCCCGGAAAAGGGAAATTTCCAGGATATCACCATCGCGGGACGCATCATGAGCCGCCGCATCATGGGTAGTGCTTCGTTTGCTGAACTACAGGATGCTACCGGCCGGATCCAGTTATATATCAAACGGGATGATATCTGTCCCGGAGAAGATAAAACGCTCTACAATACCGTTTTCAAACGTTTACTGGACATAGGTGATATCATTGGTGTAAAAGGATTTGTGTTCGTGACACAGATGGGGGAAACTTCCGTTCATGTAAAAGAACTGACCATCCTGAGTAAATCCCTGCGGGTCCTTCCTATCGTAAAAGAAAAGGACGGACAGGTGTTTGATGCATTTACCGACCCGGAACAGCGTTACAGGATGCGTTATGTCGATCTGCTGGTCAATCCGCAGGTCAAAGATACATTTGTAAAACGCACCCTGGTCGTCAATACTATGCGGGACTTTTTCAATTCAAAGGGATATATTGAAGTCGATACCCCCGTATTGCAACCTATTCCCGGAGGGGCAGCTGCACGCCCATTCATTACCCATCATAATGCACTGGATATTCCACTTTATCTCCGCATTGCCAATGAATTATACCTGAAACGGTTAATTGTAGGCGGATTTGATGGGGTATATGAATTTTCAAGAAACTTCCGGAATGAAGGAATGGACCGTACCCACAACCCTGAATTTACCGTAATGGAAATCTATGTAGCCTATAAGGACTACAACTGGATGATGGATTTTACAGAGGAAATGATGGAACGTGTAGCATTGGCTTTACATGGAACCACGAAAATACAGGTAGGTGAACAGGAAATTGAATTTAAGCGTCCATACCGCCGCCTTCCCATGCTCCAGGCTATAAAAGAATATGCCGGAATAGACGTTTCCGGTATGGATGAAGGGCAACTCCGGGAGACCTGTAAAAAGATGAATATCCCGATTGATGAAACCATGGGAAAAGGGAAGCTTATAGATGCCATTTTTGGTGAAAAATGTGAGGAGCATCTGGTACAACCGACTTTTATCATCGATTATCCGATCGAAATGTCCCCTTTATGTAAACGCCACCGGACCAACCCGGAACTTACGGAACGTTTTGAGTTATTTGTGAACGGGAAAGAACTTTGTAACGCTTATTCCGAACTAAACGATCCCATCGACCAGCTGGAGCGGTTTCAGGATCAATTGAAACTCAGCGAAAAAGGGGATGATGAAGCCATGTTCATTGATATGGATTTTGTCCGTGCACTGGAATACGGTATGCCCCCTACTTCAGGTATGGGTATGGGAGTCGACAGATTGGTAATGCTTATGACCAATCAATCTTCCATTCAGGATGTACTGTTCTTTCCGCAAATGAAGCCTGAAAAAAAAGCAAAACGGGATACTGCCGATATTTATGTGGCAGCCGGTATTGCTGAAGAATGGGTGGATCCATTGCAAAAACTGGGGTTCCTAACTGTTGAAAGTCTTAAAACTGCAGCTGCCGGGAAACTTTTCAATGACCTGTGCGGATATAACAAAAAGAATAAACTGGGATTAAAAAACCCAACTATGGAAGAAGTAAAAGCCTGGTTAGAAATATCCTGA